A segment of the Lycium ferocissimum isolate CSIRO_LF1 chromosome 5, AGI_CSIRO_Lferr_CH_V1, whole genome shotgun sequence genome:
AATGCTAACAAAATCTTATATGGTTATTTAACAATACAAAAAACTTATACAGTATCTGTTGCTAATATAGAAGAGAATAAAGTCCATCGTAGTTCATGCAACATTAAAGAACGAACAAGGTGCAACTTAACTGAAGCTCCACAATCAATCACTTCATAAGACGCATGTGACATGTCAAGTTTAAAAGATATAACTTCAGTGCAGAATGCCGTTCTTAAACACTTTACCTTTGAATGTCTAATGATCAAAATCTTCAGCAATAAAAGCATTAATTAACATGTCACTCAGATTGTTTCAAATTAAATGTCGTGCTCTGATTTTGAAGTggcttttcaaaataaagacaTCATTTAACATAGCAACTGACTATCAATAAATCCATATTATGTAATACATCTTCTAGGATTGCAACTGCAATATGAGAACTTAATACATATTTTCTCTTACTAATACctaaaggaaactattttcaaaaataaaaaaatgttactGAATAGTATTAGGATGAAATGCGCCACAATACAACAGATCGGATGCAGAGGATTCATATGCCAGACCCCAGTTAGGATTTGAGGTTTTGTTGATGGATTGATCAGGTGtaagaattaaataattttgagAAAAGGATAAGTGACGCAATCGAAAAAGCTTTTCTCAATTGTAAGATATTGTTAACTTGCAATATACACTAAATTGAATATGTTGGCCTACTAATAAATTAGTGAAAGCCATTaagtaaaattttcttttataattgagaAATTCCCGAAGGCCAATAGCATACAGTTTGAAACTTGGTGGATAATGGCCCGCCCCTTTACCCTTCTCCCTTTAAATATCAGTTTTTTGTCTGTGGCAGTGTTTGAACCCGTGACGTGTGCCTAACCCACACATCACAAGTTGCGTTCTTACCATTAGACCAAAACCCTAGGGGGCTACTCCGCATTAGGTAAATTGCTGACAAAATTAGGGAGTTGGGGAATAAACAATTAAGTATTCCATATTAAAGAGCATAGAGAGGAAACAAGTTCTCTGAAATAACTAGGAAGATGATAGATCAAGGTCAATACCTTAGTTTAAGTTAATATTGAATCTTAACACCTACAATTATAGAGTTGTTTGCGCAAGCATGAGTATATGGGAGCATCACCTGGTAGCATCCCACGTAGAGAAGCAGAGCACCAACAGCAACTAAAGGGAAACTCCCGAGAAATTTATAATAAGCTGAAAGAAGAAAGAGTGATAGGGCCTGTAGATCACATCACACAAACAGCAACACTTTCTctcagaaatcataccaacaagTAGAAAAATGGTAAGTATCTAAAGTACAATTCTATGATTAGATGCTTACAATCCCACTGACTCCTCCAATCAACAATGGCCTTCTCCCAAGATCATCAGCTTTTAGGACAGCGACTGCCGTCATCAGTGACTGCAGGAGAATAAGTAAACTCGACGCAAACAAAGAGCCAGAGTATCAGGCAGAAATTAATACTCCAGTCTAACAAACTACCAATCCTTCTGATAAAGGCTCAAGTTAATATTCTTCAACGAGAGCTAAAAGACTTCTCCAGGCTCCAGTTACTTAACTTACCTTAAATACACCAATAATGACTGAAACTCGAGCAGCATCTGCAGCCGCAGAAAAACCAGCACTCTAGGAACAAATTGTTTTAATATTACCTCATGCAAGATGAAATTATAACGAGAAAATGTAAAGAGTGTAACCAGAAGGATACCTGAAGAATTGAACCAGCATAATATAGAACACTTGGCTGCCCAGTTATCTGTCAAAACTACCACATAAGCTTGAGAGCACGAAACTACTTTGATGTCGTCTATATGAAAACTGCAAAGTATCACAAAACAAAAGGAGAAGCTCAATCTCAAACTATATTACCTGTTGAAAAAGGACCAAACCTCCGCCAATTGTAAATGCTTTCAAACTTGGCCCTTGCAGTACCTCCAGAAAATTTCCTTCAACTTCATCTGAGTAGGCAGTTTTCAATGAGATAATAGTATCTTCTATTTGTTTTTCAGATATTTTATCACCAGCAGGGCGGCCTCTCAGTTTGCTCAATGCTCCCATAGCCTTCTCTTTGTATTCCTGCAATGGTCCTTTACCTTGAATTGCCCTCAGAAGTAACCATCTGGGAGAGGGAGGGAGAGTCCACATTCCAAGCCCCATCAATAAAGCAATTGGAGCACTAAATCCAAACATGTAACGCCACCCTCCAATGACATTAATTTCATAGCTACCTACAAAATAACCCAGCTGGAAAATCCATCATTCAGTGTGATCCATTTCTCTTGCCAAATTAAGATGATAAGAGAATTTAAGAGATATAATAGATACACataccaaaataccaaatactATTGCCAGCTCCTTTAAAGAGATTAATGTCCCTCTGATTTGGGATGGACAAGTCTCTGCTATATATAGAGGTGCTCCATGCATTGCCTATTGAAATAAGGCCAATGAAGAATCTCAGGTACAATAGATTAAGCTGTGACAGAGATATGGCCGGTATAGCAAGCACAAAGGATGCAACTGAGATGAGTAAAAAGCAAAATAAAACCTACCAAACCGATTCCTAGCCCATAGACAAGCCGGCCGAACAAGAGTACCCCTAGTCCTGGAGCATAGGCAGTTAGTGAACCGCCAGCCGCATATAAAATGGCTGCTATGATTAGTTCCCTCCTCCTTCCTGTACAagttaacccaaaaaaaaaaaaagctaataTTATTTCTGAATAAATTTGAGACTCAGCAAAACTCAAAGTAATTGAACTCCACCTAGGAAATCAGCAAATGGGTAGGCGAGTATGGAACCAATAAGAGCTCCATAAAGGGAACCACTGACCTATATCCAcgggaaaaaagaagaatagatattcaaAAATTTGCTATGTATGAGCAATAATTACTCATGGAATATGCGACATAGAAAGCATACCACAAGACCAAGCTGAACAGCAGAGAGGCTGTACCAAGTCGTTCCACTAAGCTCAGGTGACTGATACATCAGATTTTTAAAAAGTCCATAAGTGATGTACATGAATAGTAAAGCAGCTAGGATACAGGATACAGCAATGAAATTGACAATTACCTGCAATGCGATGGTAGCACTTGAGGTCGCACCAATATCATAACCAAATAGTAAACCACC
Coding sequences within it:
- the LOC132056822 gene encoding D-xylose-proton symporter-like 3, chloroplastic isoform X2, whose amino-acid sequence is MALFFPTLMVLNSSASMALTCLQPCYNPSVVTLSKSPLLIRSKSLTSSSCIFIAKNLNPCTGNCSFIARNKENFLGKLPLLLPNNSSLRVKVSASSGEEANAESGNVEEFSWTSVILPFIFPALGGLLFGYDIGATSSATIALQSPELSGTTWYSLSAVQLGLVVSGSLYGALIGSILAYPFADFLGRRRELIIAAILYAAGGSLTAYAPGLGVLLFGRLVYGLGIGLAMHGAPLYIAETCPSQIRGTLISLKELAIVFGILLGYFVGSYEINVIGGWRYMFGFSAPIALLMGLGMWTLPPSPRWLLLRAIQGKGPLQEYKEKAMGALSKLRGRPAGDKISEKQIEDTIISLKTAYSDEVEGNFLEVLQGPSLKAFTIGGGLVLFQQITGQPSVLYYAGSILQSLMTAVAVLKADDLGRRPLLIGGVSGIALSLFLLSAYYKFLGSFPLVAVGALLLYVGCYQISFGPISWLMVSEIFPLRTRGKGISLAVLTNFGSNAIVTFAFSPLKELLGAENIFLLFGVIALLSLLFVVTSVPETKGLSLEEIESKILN
- the LOC132056822 gene encoding D-xylose-proton symporter-like 3, chloroplastic isoform X1; translated protein: MALFFPTLMVLNSSASMALTCLQPCYNPSVVTLSKSPLLIRSKSLTSSSCIFIAKNLNPCTGNCSFIARNKENFLGKLPLLLPNNSSLRVKVSASSGEEANAESGNVEEFSWTSVILPFIFPALGGLLFGYDIGATSSATIALQSPELSGTTWYSLSAVQLGLVVSGSLYGALIGSILAYPFADFLGRRRELIIAAILYAAGGSLTAYAPGLGVLLFGRLVYGLGIGLAMHGAPLYIAETCPSQIRGTLISLKELAIVFGILLGYFVGSYEINVIGGWRYMFGFSAPIALLMGLGMWTLPPSPRWLLLRAIQGKGPLQEYKEKAMGALSKLRGRPAGDKISEKQIEDTIISLKTAYSDEVEGNFLEVLQGPSLKAFTIGGGLVLFQQITGQPSVLYYAGSILQSAGFSAAADAARVSVIIGVFKSLMTAVAVLKADDLGRRPLLIGGVSGIALSLFLLSAYYKFLGSFPLVAVGALLLYVGCYQISFGPISWLMVSEIFPLRTRGKGISLAVLTNFGSNAIVTFAFSPLKELLGAENIFLLFGVIALLSLLFVVTSVPETKGLSLEEIESKILN